In Methylocystis echinoides, one genomic interval encodes:
- a CDS encoding phosphoenolpyruvate carboxykinase — protein MTAQMRVLADGPRDPLTPRELQPAYRNFDAPRLYEEAIKRGEGAVSGSGALVVETAPHTGRSPADKFIVRDSLTEDSVWWDNNQPMSPVDFSTLHADMSAHAQGLALFSQDLQVCADRRYSKRVRVYSEFAWHSLFIRNLLIRPSQPTDGPADFTIIDLPTFRADPKRHGCRSHTVIALDFTRRVALIGGTRYAGEIKKSVFTLLNFLMPAQGVLPMHCAANDHASGAAIFFGLSGTGKTTLSADPERALIGDDEHGWGDAGVFNFEGGCYAKAIRLSREFEPEIYAASQRFGAVLENVAMDASTRRVDFDDDSKTENTRIAYPLDFIPNAARDGCSGHPRNVVLLTCDAFGVLPPIARLDAAQAMYHFLSGYTARVAGTETGVHEPQAVFSTCFGAPFMPRHPSEYGALLRNRILKHQANCWLINTGWSGGGYGEGKRMPIALTRALLRAALHDGFAGAPFRRDPHFGLSTPLSAPGVDAFLLDPAATWRSREAFEATAAKVANMFCDNFATFAPFVDKDVLEAGPRRAP, from the coding sequence ATGACGGCGCAGATGCGGGTTTTGGCCGACGGGCCGCGCGATCCTCTTACCCCCCGCGAATTGCAGCCGGCCTACCGAAATTTCGACGCGCCCCGCCTCTACGAGGAAGCGATAAAACGCGGCGAGGGCGCGGTCTCCGGCAGCGGCGCGCTCGTCGTCGAGACCGCGCCGCACACGGGTCGTTCTCCGGCTGACAAGTTCATCGTGCGCGACTCCCTGACCGAGGACAGCGTCTGGTGGGACAATAATCAGCCGATGTCGCCTGTGGACTTCTCGACGCTCCACGCGGACATGTCCGCGCACGCTCAAGGGCTTGCGCTCTTTTCACAGGATCTTCAGGTCTGCGCCGACCGGCGCTACAGCAAGCGGGTGCGCGTCTATAGCGAGTTCGCCTGGCACTCGCTGTTCATCCGCAACCTTTTGATCAGGCCATCGCAGCCAACCGACGGACCGGCGGATTTTACCATTATCGACCTGCCCACTTTCCGGGCGGACCCAAAACGTCATGGCTGCCGTTCGCATACGGTGATCGCGCTGGACTTCACGCGTCGCGTCGCGCTGATCGGCGGCACCCGCTACGCGGGCGAGATCAAGAAATCCGTGTTCACCCTGCTCAACTTTCTGATGCCGGCTCAGGGCGTGCTGCCGATGCATTGCGCCGCAAACGACCACGCGAGCGGCGCGGCGATCTTTTTCGGTCTATCTGGCACCGGCAAAACGACACTTTCAGCCGATCCCGAGCGCGCCCTTATTGGCGACGACGAGCATGGGTGGGGCGACGCCGGCGTATTCAATTTCGAAGGCGGCTGCTACGCCAAGGCGATCCGTCTTTCTCGCGAATTCGAACCCGAAATCTATGCCGCGTCGCAACGCTTCGGGGCCGTGCTGGAAAATGTCGCAATGGACGCCTCAACGCGGCGCGTCGACTTCGATGACGACTCGAAGACGGAGAATACTCGGATCGCTTATCCGCTCGACTTCATTCCCAACGCCGCGCGCGATGGCTGCTCCGGACATCCAAGAAATGTGGTGCTGCTGACCTGCGACGCCTTCGGCGTGCTGCCGCCGATCGCCAGGCTGGATGCGGCCCAGGCCATGTATCATTTCCTCTCGGGATACACGGCGCGGGTCGCCGGAACCGAGACAGGCGTTCACGAGCCGCAAGCGGTTTTCTCCACCTGCTTCGGCGCCCCTTTCATGCCGCGCCACCCCTCCGAATATGGCGCGCTGCTGCGCAATCGCATCCTCAAACACCAGGCCAATTGCTGGCTTATCAATACAGGCTGGTCAGGCGGCGGCTATGGCGAAGGCAAGCGCATGCCCATCGCCTTGACGCGCGCGCTCCTGCGCGCCGCCTTGCACGACGGCTTCGCTGGCGCGCCGTTCCGGCGCGATCCGCATTTCGGATTGTCGACGCCGCTTTCGGCGCCAGGCGTCGACGCTTTCCTTCTCGACCCCGCCGCGACATGGCGGTCACGCGAAGCGTTCGAGGCCACGGCTGCGAAGGTCGCGAATATGTTTTGCGACAATTTCGCAACTTTCGCGCCCTTCGTTGATAAGGACGTGCTGGAAGCGGGCCCCCGTCGCGCGCCGTAA
- a CDS encoding DUF882 domain-containing protein produces the protein MTETAIANGDTRTIYLHHAHTGEDIAATYLVNGQYDSRVLEQLNWFLRDWRRDEPTNMDPRLFDVVWEAYRSAGAGNQVINVVSAYRSPETNAMLRARSRAVAKYSQHMLGKAMDTTMPGMPMSQIREIGMRMQRGGVGYYPNANTPFVHLDVGNVRSWPRMTYEQLVRLFPDGKTVHLPTNGQPLPGYEEAKAEIEARANGAYVAAPRRTFGGFLAALFGGGGGEDEDAEIATPPPSTRKQWAALAPRNARESQADYESGGDEGAAVERPAGRRGRNQIARAEADLPRGETVMTATGAVAVAPDSARALQAAPVPPENVLEAPVVGEKRRHLANAPLPPRGRPASLDERAVETASLETGAQDGRPAAAQDGETSEDASAHHYVKAPVPPRRPASLTASLEPTPRSAEERGDGARLANSAEAQPSKDDPALAYAPASSDETAQDPEPTKPLRRASSQRDDLVPARLDRSNFNTLTAATPAERAVGRSVLGAPITAVRSAARASEASVLLPPARPAHLVGFAAPASPPADKFSPAAAHTRPSSQKAETSKK, from the coding sequence GTGACCGAGACCGCAATCGCCAACGGCGACACGCGGACAATCTATCTCCATCATGCGCATACCGGCGAGGACATCGCCGCGACTTATCTCGTGAATGGCCAATATGACAGTCGGGTTCTGGAACAGCTGAACTGGTTCCTGCGAGACTGGCGCCGCGACGAGCCCACGAATATGGACCCCCGCCTCTTCGACGTCGTCTGGGAGGCCTATCGCAGTGCGGGCGCGGGCAATCAGGTGATCAACGTCGTCTCGGCCTATCGCTCGCCAGAGACCAACGCCATGCTGCGCGCGCGCTCGCGCGCCGTCGCCAAATATTCTCAGCACATGCTCGGCAAGGCGATGGATACCACCATGCCGGGAATGCCAATGTCGCAAATTCGCGAAATCGGCATGCGCATGCAGCGCGGCGGGGTCGGATATTACCCGAACGCCAACACGCCTTTCGTGCATCTGGACGTGGGCAATGTGCGCTCCTGGCCGCGCATGACATACGAGCAGCTCGTCCGCCTTTTCCCCGACGGAAAGACGGTTCATCTTCCGACCAACGGCCAGCCGCTTCCTGGCTATGAGGAAGCAAAAGCCGAGATCGAAGCCCGCGCCAACGGAGCGTATGTGGCGGCTCCGCGCCGGACCTTCGGCGGCTTCCTCGCCGCCCTCTTTGGCGGCGGCGGGGGCGAGGACGAGGACGCGGAGATTGCGACGCCGCCGCCCAGCACCCGAAAGCAGTGGGCGGCGCTCGCGCCTCGTAACGCCCGTGAATCGCAAGCCGATTACGAGTCGGGCGGCGACGAGGGCGCCGCTGTCGAACGGCCCGCCGGCCGTCGCGGCCGTAATCAGATCGCGCGCGCCGAGGCGGACCTGCCGCGCGGCGAGACGGTCATGACGGCGACCGGCGCCGTAGCGGTCGCCCCGGACTCCGCCCGCGCGCTCCAGGCTGCCCCCGTGCCGCCAGAGAACGTCCTCGAAGCGCCGGTCGTGGGAGAGAAGCGGCGCCATCTCGCCAATGCGCCGCTGCCGCCGCGCGGCCGCCCAGCCTCCCTGGACGAAAGAGCCGTTGAAACAGCCAGCCTGGAGACAGGGGCGCAGGATGGGCGGCCAGCTGCCGCCCAGGATGGGGAGACGTCCGAAGACGCCTCGGCGCATCACTACGTGAAGGCCCCCGTCCCGCCACGTCGGCCCGCGAGCCTGACGGCCTCCCTGGAGCCCACGCCCCGATCTGCTGAAGAACGCGGCGACGGCGCCCGTTTGGCCAATTCGGCTGAGGCGCAGCCGAGCAAGGACGACCCCGCGCTTGCTTACGCCCCGGCCAGTTCCGACGAGACGGCGCAGGACCCGGAGCCGACCAAGCCCCTGCGCCGGGCCAGCTCCCAGAGGGACGATCTCGTTCCCGCGCGGCTCGATCGATCCAATTTCAACACGCTGACGGCGGCGACGCCGGCGGAACGCGCGGTCGGCCGTTCAGTTCTAGGCGCGCCAATCACGGCGGTGCGCTCGGCCGCCCGCGCCAGCGAAGCCAGCGTGCTGCTGCCCCCAGCGCGTCCCGCCCACCTCGTCGGCTTCGCCGCCCCTGCTTCGCCGCCGGCTGATAAATTCTCGCCAGCGGCGGCGCACACGCGTCCGAGCAGCCAAAAGGCCGAGACGTCGAAGAAGTGA